A genomic region of Sander vitreus isolate 19-12246 chromosome 11, sanVit1, whole genome shotgun sequence contains the following coding sequences:
- the fkbp7 gene encoding peptidyl-prolyl cis-trans isomerase FKBP7, which produces MHGGIMWRLASCILWLFVSSQLSFWCVWATAAELDGDVRIEVLFKPEQCTPKSKRGDLMNVHYDGFLAKDGSQFYCSRSDKAGHPQWFVLGVGQVIKGLDIGMEDMCPGEKRKITVPPGLAFGEKGKDPVPPNATVVFEVEVYSVSRGPRSMEAFGQMDLDRDRSLTKAEVKEYLRLEYEKGGKARDDPFYEKIMADIFRKSDHDRDGLISAKEYNIYEHDEL; this is translated from the exons ATGCACGGCGGCATAATGTGGAGGTTAGCGAGCTGCATACTGTGGCTCTTTGTCTCTTCACAGCTCAGTTTCTGGTGTGTTTGGGCGACAGCAGCTGAGCTGGACGGCGACGTCAGGATTGAAGTTTTGTTCAAGCCCGAGCAGTGCACTCCAAAGAGTAAAAGAGGAGATCTGATGAACGTCCATTACGATGGGTTCCTCGCCAAAGATGGTTCTCAGTTCTACTGCAG TCGATCAGACAAAGCTGGGCACCCTCAGTGGTTTGTGCTGGGCGTCGGACAAGTCATTAAGGGCCTTGATATTGGGATGGAAGATATGTGTCCTGGAGAGAAGCGAAAGATAACTGTTCCCCCTGGCCTGGCCTTTGgagaaaaaggcaaag ATCCAGTGCCGCCCAATGCTACGGTGGTGTTTGAGGTGGAGGTCTACTCTGTGTCCAGGGGACCGCGCAGCATGGAGGCTTTCGGACAGATGGACCTTGATAGAGACAGAAGTCTCACAAAGGCTGAG GTGAAAGAATACTTGAGACTGGAGTATGAAAAGGGCGGGAAGGCACGCGACGACCCGTTCTACGAGAAGATTATGGCTGATATATTCCGCAAGAGTGACCACGACAGAGACGGGCTGATCAGTGCCAAGGAGTATAATATTTATGAACATGATGAGCTCTAG